Proteins co-encoded in one Solea senegalensis isolate Sse05_10M linkage group LG8, IFAPA_SoseM_1, whole genome shotgun sequence genomic window:
- the lrrc51 gene encoding leucine rich repeat containing 51, which yields MNGAPVDLSFKHISNLTDAWSVEPTRGLRPLKRNSEMKYNSHSLRLNNNNIVDLDKLQMTINHFLAEPSQLAWLDLSFNKITHIDHVLCELHELRVLYLHGNSIFILSEVDKLGVLPYLHTITLHGNAIEANKSYRKRVISALPRLKTMDFSAVTQQERVMANIWYHNNNHRRNSLDTLQ from the exons ATGCCTGGTCAGTAGAACCCACGAGAGGCCTGCGGCCTTTAAAGAGAAATTCAGAGATGAAATACAACAGTCACTCCCTGCGtctcaataacaacaacattgttGACCTTGATAAACTCCAGATGACCATCAACCACTTCTTGGCTGAGCCTTCACAGCTCGCCTGGCTCGACCTTTCATTcaacaaaatcacacacattgACCAT gTTCTGTGTGAGCTGCACGAGCTTCGTGTGTTGTATCTTCATGGTAACAGCATTTTTATTCTGTCAGAGGTGGACAAATTGGGAGTGTTGCCATATCTACACACCATCACTCTACACGGAAATGCCATAGAGGCCAACAAATCTTACAG GAAACGTGTGATTTCTGCTCTTCCTCGGTTAAAGACAATGGACTTCAGTGCTGTGACACAGCAAGAGAGAGTCATGGCAAACATCTGGtatcacaacaacaaccacaggaGAAACAGCCTCGACACACTACAGTGA